The proteins below are encoded in one region of Candidatus Thiodiazotropha sp. LNASS1:
- a CDS encoding DEAD/DEAH box helicase: MSFENLGLSAELLRAIHDQGYTQPTPIQRKAIPVILTGRDVMAGAQTGTGKTAGFTLPLLQRLAKKPSHNGQRPVRALVLTPTRELAAQVGDSVQTYGRHTSLRSAVIFGGVKINPQIDELRRGVDILIATPGRLLDHAGQQTVDLSQIEILVLDEADRMLDMGFIHDIRKVLALLPDNNKRQNLLFSATFSSDIKKLADRLLDHPELIEVARRNTTAERIKQVVHPVDKRRKREMLSHMIGSQNWRQVLVFTRTKHGANRLAQQLEKDGLSASAIHGNKSQGARTRALAGFKNGEIRVLVATDIAARGLDIDQLPHVVNYELPNVPEDYVHRIGRTGRAGNEGEAISLVCLDEHKLLKDIERLLKQKIPEIVVEGYEPDPNIKAEPIQKRGNGNDRIQNRKPNGNKNRVNTTKKRSVNKTRQSDTRIDAEKQSPTKATHKHKRSKQNESQSSTHRHSRVKRSKEVAALLGG, from the coding sequence ATGTCATTTGAAAATCTCGGCCTGTCGGCCGAACTTCTGCGCGCCATTCACGATCAGGGTTACACCCAACCCACACCGATTCAGCGCAAGGCAATCCCCGTCATTCTCACAGGCAGGGATGTCATGGCCGGCGCCCAGACCGGTACAGGCAAGACTGCAGGCTTCACCTTACCCCTGCTGCAGCGGCTGGCAAAAAAACCTTCACATAACGGTCAACGACCTGTTCGGGCCTTGGTATTGACGCCAACCCGGGAACTGGCAGCCCAGGTTGGCGACAGCGTCCAGACCTATGGCCGCCACACATCCTTACGTTCTGCGGTTATCTTCGGCGGCGTCAAGATCAACCCTCAGATCGATGAACTGCGCCGTGGTGTTGATATCCTGATCGCCACGCCGGGCAGGCTATTGGACCATGCCGGTCAGCAGACAGTGGATCTTTCCCAAATTGAAATATTGGTGCTGGATGAAGCCGATCGCATGTTGGACATGGGGTTCATCCATGACATCCGCAAAGTATTGGCATTGCTGCCCGACAACAACAAACGTCAGAATCTCCTCTTTTCCGCCACATTTTCCAGTGATATCAAAAAACTCGCTGACCGCTTGCTGGATCATCCCGAATTGATAGAGGTCGCGCGTAGAAACACCACCGCCGAAAGGATCAAACAGGTGGTCCATCCGGTGGATAAACGGCGCAAGCGAGAGATGTTGAGCCATATGATCGGATCGCAAAACTGGCGACAAGTGTTGGTATTCACACGCACCAAACATGGCGCTAACCGTCTGGCACAACAACTGGAGAAGGACGGTCTTAGCGCATCGGCGATTCACGGCAATAAAAGTCAGGGTGCGCGCACCCGGGCACTGGCCGGTTTCAAAAACGGTGAGATACGTGTGCTGGTAGCCACCGATATCGCCGCACGTGGCTTGGATATCGACCAGCTGCCTCATGTTGTAAACTACGAGTTACCCAATGTCCCCGAGGACTATGTCCACCGTATCGGGCGTACCGGGAGGGCCGGAAATGAAGGGGAAGCCATATCTCTCGTATGCCTGGATGAACACAAGCTGTTAAAGGATATTGAGCGACTTTTGAAACAAAAGATTCCGGAAATAGTTGTTGAAGGCTACGAACCGGATCCCAACATCAAAGCCGAGCCCATTCAGAAGCGAGGAAATGGTAATGATCGTATACAAAACAGAAAACCGAACGGCAACAAAAACCGTGTAAATACAACCAAGAAGCGATCTGTCAATAAAACCCGACAATCAGATACCCGAATTGACGCAGAAAAACAGTCCCCGACAAAAGCCACACACAAACACAAGCGCAGCAAGCAGAATGAAAGCCAATCATCGACACATCGACATTCACGGGTAAAACGAAGCAAGGAGGTAGCCGCATTACTGGGTGGTTGA
- a CDS encoding DEAD/DEAH box helicase, which translates to MSDTDALHSSFRDLKLPKPLLKALDEVGYETPSPIQAQTIPYMLEGRDLLGHAPTGTGKTAAFALPLLSRLDTKQHIVQVLVLTPTRELAIQVAEAFQRYAAHIKGFHVLPVYGGQDYSGQIRQLKRGVHVVVGTPGRVMDHMRRGTLKLDSLQALVLDEADEMLRMGFIDDVEWILQQIPEVHQTALFSATMPKEIQHIARHHLNNPCEIAIKTRTATADTIRQRYWQVSGLHKLDALTRILEVETFDAIIIFVRTKTATSELAERLEARGYAAAALNGDMVQKQREQMVERLKRGSLDILVATDVAARGLDVERISHVINYDIPHDTEAYIHRIGRTGRAGRIGDAILFVAPRERRMLKAIERATRQKIASLELPTTEMVNNKRIANFKQRISDTIAAGELEFMQSLLEQFQQEHDVPALEIAAALAKLSMGDQSLLLKPERERPARRDTESKSQRGKNEKRQRKPQTRPANGMERFRIDVGHQHQVKPSNIVGAIANEAGLDAQYIGHIDIHDDFSLVDLPVGIPKDIYQDLKRAWVCGQRLNISRLEQPKMGKKGLRKAKKRNKSDR; encoded by the coding sequence ATGTCAGACACCGACGCCCTCCACTCCAGTTTCCGTGATTTAAAGCTGCCCAAGCCTTTATTGAAGGCACTTGACGAGGTCGGCTACGAAACACCGTCGCCAATTCAGGCTCAGACCATCCCCTATATGCTGGAAGGCCGGGATCTGTTGGGACACGCACCGACGGGAACCGGCAAGACAGCTGCTTTCGCCCTGCCCCTGCTATCCAGACTCGACACCAAACAACACATCGTCCAGGTATTGGTCCTTACACCTACCCGGGAGTTGGCGATTCAGGTAGCCGAGGCCTTTCAACGTTATGCGGCCCATATCAAGGGATTTCATGTACTGCCGGTGTACGGCGGCCAGGACTATTCTGGTCAAATCAGGCAGTTGAAAAGAGGGGTGCACGTGGTTGTCGGCACTCCGGGACGGGTGATGGATCACATGCGCAGAGGGACGCTTAAACTGGACTCATTGCAAGCTCTGGTGCTGGATGAAGCGGATGAGATGTTGCGCATGGGCTTTATCGATGACGTGGAGTGGATTCTGCAACAGATCCCGGAAGTGCATCAGACAGCCCTTTTCTCGGCAACCATGCCGAAAGAGATCCAACACATTGCCCGTCACCACCTCAACAATCCCTGCGAGATCGCGATCAAGACGCGAACCGCGACTGCAGATACCATTCGACAACGCTATTGGCAGGTCAGCGGCCTGCACAAACTCGATGCGCTAACACGCATCCTGGAGGTGGAGACCTTCGACGCCATCATCATATTTGTACGCACCAAGACCGCCACCAGTGAACTGGCTGAGCGCCTGGAAGCCAGGGGTTATGCCGCCGCAGCATTGAATGGAGACATGGTGCAGAAGCAGCGGGAACAGATGGTCGAGCGCCTGAAGCGTGGCTCTCTCGATATCCTGGTCGCTACAGACGTGGCCGCTCGCGGCCTCGATGTTGAGCGGATCAGCCATGTCATAAATTACGACATTCCCCATGACACCGAGGCCTATATCCATCGCATCGGGCGAACCGGGCGCGCCGGACGTATCGGTGACGCCATTCTTTTTGTTGCCCCGCGCGAACGTCGCATGCTCAAAGCCATAGAGAGGGCAACCAGACAAAAAATCGCATCCCTCGAGCTGCCGACCACCGAAATGGTGAACAACAAGCGTATCGCCAATTTTAAACAGCGCATCAGCGATACCATTGCAGCAGGAGAACTGGAATTCATGCAAAGCCTGCTGGAGCAGTTTCAGCAGGAGCACGATGTACCTGCACTGGAGATTGCCGCCGCACTGGCCAAGCTGTCGATGGGTGATCAGTCTTTATTGCTGAAACCGGAAAGGGAGAGGCCAGCCCGGCGAGATACAGAGTCGAAGTCACAACGTGGGAAAAATGAGAAACGTCAGCGCAAACCACAGACCCGTCCCGCAAATGGGATGGAGCGATTTCGCATCGATGTAGGGCATCAACACCAGGTCAAACCCAGCAATATCGTTGGCGCAATCGCAAATGAAGCGGGGCTTGATGCTCAGTATATCGGGCATATCGATATCCATGATGATTTCAGCCTCGTCGATCTGCCGGTCGGGATACCGAAAGATATTTATCAGGATCTGAAAAGGGCTTGGGTCTGTGGCCAACGCTTGAACATCAGCAGATTGGAGCAGCCGAAAATGGGTAAAAAAGGCCTCCGCAAGGCGAAAAAACGAAACAAATCTGATCGGTGA
- a CDS encoding YaiI/YqxD family protein, with the protein MKIEQIWVDADACPKVIKEILYRAAERVRIALILVANQPLQVPGSRYIRTVQVGAGFDIADNYIVQRAQPGHLVVTADIPLAAEVIPKGCLALSPRGDLYTEENIRQRLNMRDFMDTLRGSGIQTGGPAALSQADRQAFANQLDRLLTC; encoded by the coding sequence ATGAAGATTGAACAGATTTGGGTCGATGCCGATGCCTGCCCGAAGGTGATCAAGGAGATTCTTTACCGTGCTGCTGAGCGGGTAAGGATAGCGTTGATTCTGGTTGCCAATCAGCCATTGCAGGTGCCGGGTTCCCGCTATATCCGCACGGTCCAGGTGGGGGCCGGTTTCGATATTGCCGATAACTACATTGTACAACGGGCGCAGCCCGGCCATCTGGTGGTAACGGCAGATATCCCCTTGGCGGCCGAAGTGATACCGAAAGGGTGTCTGGCATTAAGTCCGCGCGGGGATCTCTATACCGAGGAGAATATCCGCCAGCGTCTGAATATGCGTGACTTCATGGATACATTGCGTGGCAGTGGCATTCAAACAGGTGGACCGGCAGCACTCAGCCAGGCTGACAGGCAGGCATTTGCCAATCAGCTTGACCGCTTGCTGACTTGTTGA
- a CDS encoding YgaP-like transmembrane domain codes for MDLLKKNVGIIDRVVRIIIGILLIGNIFYGLQSPVGWIGLILLLTGLFATCPLYSALSLDTRSTSEKVGLK; via the coding sequence ATGGATTTACTGAAAAAAAATGTCGGTATAATCGACCGTGTCGTCCGCATCATTATTGGTATCTTGCTGATCGGAAATATCTTCTATGGATTGCAAAGCCCAGTCGGCTGGATTGGGCTTATTCTGCTGCTGACCGGTCTATTCGCCACCTGCCCGCTCTATTCCGCACTCAGCCTCGATACACGTTCCACCAGCGAAAAGGTCGGTTTGAAATAG
- a CDS encoding DNA alkylation repair protein yields MNAKHLRESLRSSADPVIAEHSQRFFKTGKGEYGEGDRFLGIRVPVLRQHARQHRNIPIKQLLQLLRSGYHEERLCALLIMVLKYQSGTDEERETIFQHYLNNTRYINNWDLVDSSAYHIVGVHLENRDRRILHNLARSESLWERRIAIISTLHFIKKQQYEDTLRISRQLLDDTHDLIHKAVGWMLREVGNRDLSVEQRFLHEHYQSMPRTMLRYAIEKFPQKQRKAYLNGQV; encoded by the coding sequence ATGAACGCCAAACACTTGCGTGAATCGTTACGCAGCTCAGCGGATCCTGTAATAGCGGAACACTCTCAACGCTTCTTCAAAACCGGTAAGGGTGAATATGGTGAGGGGGATCGCTTTCTGGGTATCCGAGTACCCGTACTCCGGCAACATGCCCGACAGCACCGCAACATACCCATCAAGCAACTCCTTCAATTGTTGCGCTCCGGATATCATGAAGAGCGTCTCTGTGCGCTGTTAATCATGGTATTGAAATATCAAAGCGGTACTGATGAAGAGAGGGAAACAATCTTTCAACACTACTTGAACAATACGCGATATATCAATAATTGGGATCTGGTAGACAGCAGTGCCTACCATATCGTTGGTGTACACCTCGAAAATAGAGACAGGCGCATATTGCACAACCTGGCCAGGTCGGAAAGCCTTTGGGAGCGCCGTATCGCCATTATCTCAACCCTGCATTTCATTAAAAAACAACAGTATGAGGATACCTTAAGGATATCGCGTCAACTGTTGGATGATACTCATGACTTGATACACAAGGCGGTTGGCTGGATGTTGCGGGAGGTGGGAAATCGTGATCTATCCGTTGAGCAGAGATTTCTTCACGAGCACTACCAGAGTATGCCCCGTACCATGCTTCGCTACGCGATCGAGAAGTTTCCGCAAAAACAGCGCAAAGCCTATCTGAATGGCCAGGTTTGA
- a CDS encoding energy-coupling factor ABC transporter permease → MHIPDGFIAPQFYLPAYVVTGGAWLWAARGLKQRLNEETIPRLAVITALAYVIGMVMLPLPGGSTGHLVGIAMLAMLFGVRLAFLAYSLVLLLQALLFGAGGITALPVNAFAVGLVGAAVMTLCMGLRGERNPLPFLAAGTFLAVVIPALLIALVLGIQPSIAHRDDGTPLFFPFGPEVAVPAILLPHLIIGGVEALLTLAVWRYAKTRGWLV, encoded by the coding sequence ATGCATATACCCGACGGTTTCATTGCACCACAGTTCTATCTGCCGGCCTATGTGGTGACAGGCGGAGCCTGGTTATGGGCGGCGCGGGGTCTTAAACAGCGGCTCAATGAAGAGACCATACCCCGTTTGGCGGTGATCACCGCATTGGCCTATGTCATTGGAATGGTCATGTTGCCTCTGCCTGGGGGAAGCACGGGACATCTGGTGGGAATCGCCATGCTGGCGATGCTGTTTGGTGTAAGGCTGGCTTTTTTGGCATACAGCCTGGTGCTCTTGCTACAGGCGCTGCTGTTCGGCGCGGGGGGGATTACAGCCTTGCCGGTGAATGCATTCGCGGTCGGACTTGTCGGTGCTGCAGTGATGACCCTATGCATGGGTTTGCGAGGTGAGCGAAATCCGCTGCCATTTCTAGCGGCAGGGACATTTCTGGCGGTGGTGATACCCGCTTTGCTGATAGCGTTGGTATTGGGGATTCAGCCGTCCATCGCCCATCGGGATGACGGTACCCCCCTGTTTTTTCCATTCGGCCCCGAGGTGGCGGTGCCCGCGATCCTTCTGCCTCATCTGATAATTGGCGGGGTGGAGGCGCTGCTTACCCTGGCTGTCTGGCGTTATGCCAAGACAAGGGGGTGGTTGGTATGA
- a CDS encoding energy-coupling factor ABC transporter ATP-binding protein yields MIELDRIGFSWPEGPAVFKDLSLRVETGEKLVVLGANGCGKTTLLKLLNGLLFATSGDYRYRGDPVTRQLVRSGPWANRFRREMVLLFQHPEAMLFNPTVADEIGYGPRQLGIPDSDKLIQEWAGRLGLQPLLEKAPYSLSGGEKKKVALAALLVLEPACLLLDEPIANLDPRSSGWVVDYLLATEATVIITTHNLSMAAELGERCLIMDERGTLCFDGPVKQALADMELLQQANLVHRHQHRHGAISHSHPHVHDWE; encoded by the coding sequence ATGATTGAACTGGATCGTATCGGATTCAGCTGGCCTGAGGGTCCTGCTGTATTCAAGGATCTGTCCCTGCGGGTGGAGACGGGAGAGAAGTTGGTGGTGTTGGGTGCCAACGGATGTGGTAAGACAACCCTGCTCAAGCTACTGAACGGTCTTCTGTTTGCAACCTCTGGAGACTATCGCTACAGGGGGGATCCGGTCACCAGGCAGCTTGTACGCAGCGGTCCATGGGCCAATCGATTCCGGCGGGAAATGGTATTGCTGTTCCAACATCCGGAGGCGATGTTGTTCAATCCCACGGTTGCCGATGAGATAGGCTATGGCCCCCGCCAATTGGGCATTCCCGACAGTGACAAGCTGATTCAGGAATGGGCCGGGCGTTTGGGGCTTCAACCGTTACTGGAAAAGGCCCCCTATAGCTTGTCCGGCGGTGAGAAAAAGAAAGTGGCATTGGCCGCGCTGCTGGTGCTGGAACCGGCGTGCCTACTGCTTGATGAACCCATTGCCAATCTCGATCCTCGAAGCAGTGGCTGGGTGGTCGATTATCTGCTTGCCACTGAGGCGACAGTGATTATCACGACCCACAATTTAAGTATGGCTGCTGAATTGGGCGAGCGCTGCCTTATCATGGATGAGCGGGGCACGCTCTGTTTTGACGGCCCGGTCAAACAGGCTTTGGCGGATATGGAATTATTGCAGCAAGCCAACCTGGTGCATCGTCATCAGCATCGGCACGGTGCAATCAGCCATTCCCACCCACATGTACACGATTGGGAGTAG
- the nikR gene encoding nickel-responsive transcriptional regulator NikR: MTDSNELARVTVSLPEGLLNELDKRYTDQGYASRSELVRDMIREKLVEERWAGEHEDVFGVLTISYDHHQRGLTEKINHIQHHSYINVLCTTHVHLDHHHCLETIIVRGKPDEIEQLVTKIGGMRGVRFSKLTRASIPAM; the protein is encoded by the coding sequence ATGACAGATTCCAACGAACTTGCCCGCGTCACTGTTTCACTACCGGAAGGTTTACTGAATGAACTGGATAAACGCTACACCGATCAGGGTTATGCATCCCGTTCAGAGCTGGTGCGGGATATGATAAGAGAAAAACTGGTGGAGGAGCGCTGGGCCGGCGAGCATGAAGATGTGTTCGGTGTATTGACCATCAGCTACGACCATCATCAACGTGGCTTGACCGAGAAGATCAACCATATCCAACATCACAGCTATATCAATGTTCTCTGCACAACCCATGTGCATCTTGATCACCATCACTGTCTGGAAACCATTATCGTGCGGGGAAAACCCGATGAAATAGAACAGTTGGTCACCAAGATAGGCGGTATGCGAGGCGTCAGATTCTCCAAATTGACCCGAGCCTCGATACCGGCGATGTGA
- a CDS encoding proline dehydrogenase family protein, with the protein MIFQQGVRVRELEERIQTIGHQMWAEMQSRSDTHPRGWIDRLLAQLLADDQFRLQGLRFVDTVPVLTDDAQLVNHFREYFSVLEGRRLPPLLAWGIRRSTSPALPTMLAPVIRTAVRRVAQRFIAAEDADGILDCVAKLHGRGIRASLDMLGEATVSEAEALGYQQAYLDLIARASEGSKASGWDTDLNLSIKVSSLYSQISAVDSEGSIIQLAERLRPICHAAMTAGLTLTLDMEQYDFKAIILQLFKRLAMEESLRQWKGMGIAIQAYLRDADSDLDELLSWVELRGTPIMVRLVRGAYWDMETVVARQQGWPVPVWPTKGETDACFERSLVRLFESPLIRPAVATHNLRSIACAIALAEKTGRGRDEYEFQMLHGMSGALEPLITDRELTLRHYLPFGELLQGIAYLVRRLLENSSDQSILPLMPKLDITRILQPPQTGDAEESPTLQGFTNQPLHRFTQFSEREDFVSALEAVESELGKTYPLMLSGHIALEEHVIESTNPADTTQLIGRVVSAGADDAEMAIRQAQSACSDWRARCFSERADYLDRIAGALAGQRDRFAAWEVKEAGKGWTEADADVAEAIDFLHYYAERARALDRGQNSSLPGEENWLTYQPMGIGVVLPPWNFPLAIPVGMLSAAIACGNCVILKPASQTPVVAWHFCRLLQQIGLPEGVVTCLPGSGAEIGEALVRDPRTHFVAFTGSREVGLHLHHLMSQSIEGQRHVKRLIAEMGGKNAIIIDADADLDDAVAGVIDSAFGYQGQKCSACSRVICLDSIHDRFVSRLTEATRSLSVGDPAEPRNRIGPVISTEAKQRIQQRIEEARITAHLHYIGASKSNQAHYLAPVIFTDVEEESPLAQEEIFGPVLAVMRATDFQDALRIANSTAYALTGGVYSRLPSHLVQAKREFAVGNLYINRKITRAMVHRQPFGGFKLSGMGFKAGGPDYLLQFLQAKNVTENTLRRGFAPVNPTIGD; encoded by the coding sequence ATGATTTTTCAACAGGGGGTTCGGGTGAGGGAGCTGGAAGAGCGTATTCAAACCATTGGTCACCAGATGTGGGCCGAGATGCAGTCGAGGTCCGATACCCACCCTCGAGGATGGATCGATCGATTGCTTGCCCAATTGTTGGCTGACGATCAGTTTCGCCTGCAAGGTCTTCGCTTCGTCGACACCGTACCGGTGCTGACTGACGACGCACAGCTTGTGAACCATTTCAGGGAATATTTCTCAGTACTCGAAGGTCGTCGCCTGCCGCCGCTGCTGGCCTGGGGGATCAGGCGCAGCACATCTCCGGCACTACCGACAATGCTGGCACCGGTCATCCGCACTGCCGTACGGCGGGTAGCGCAGCGTTTTATCGCCGCCGAAGACGCTGACGGCATACTGGATTGTGTGGCAAAGCTGCATGGAAGAGGGATTCGCGCAAGTCTGGATATGCTGGGTGAAGCGACTGTGAGTGAGGCGGAAGCCCTGGGCTATCAACAGGCCTATCTCGACTTGATTGCCAGGGCTTCCGAAGGTAGTAAAGCCTCTGGTTGGGACACTGACTTGAACCTCTCGATAAAGGTCTCTTCTCTCTATTCACAGATCTCGGCCGTTGACAGTGAAGGCAGTATCATTCAATTGGCCGAGCGTTTGAGACCGATCTGCCATGCCGCCATGACAGCGGGACTCACGCTCACCCTCGATATGGAGCAGTACGACTTTAAGGCGATCATCCTGCAACTGTTCAAACGGTTGGCCATGGAGGAGTCGTTGCGCCAATGGAAAGGGATGGGGATAGCCATCCAGGCCTATCTGCGTGATGCAGATAGTGACCTGGACGAGCTCTTATCATGGGTCGAACTCAGGGGCACGCCCATTATGGTGCGTTTGGTGCGTGGCGCCTACTGGGATATGGAAACCGTGGTTGCAAGGCAGCAGGGATGGCCGGTACCTGTTTGGCCCACCAAAGGTGAAACCGATGCCTGCTTTGAACGCTCCCTGGTCCGGCTTTTTGAATCGCCGCTGATCAGGCCGGCAGTGGCTACTCATAACCTGCGTAGCATTGCCTGTGCCATAGCACTGGCAGAGAAGACGGGTAGAGGTCGGGACGAGTACGAGTTTCAAATGCTGCATGGAATGTCAGGTGCATTGGAACCCCTGATAACCGATCGAGAGTTGACTTTGCGCCATTATCTACCGTTTGGCGAGTTACTGCAGGGTATTGCCTATCTGGTAAGGCGCCTGCTGGAGAACTCTTCGGATCAATCGATTCTACCCCTGATGCCGAAACTGGACATCACCCGGATATTACAGCCTCCCCAGACAGGCGATGCGGAGGAATCGCCGACCCTGCAAGGATTTACCAATCAGCCGTTGCATCGATTCACTCAATTTTCAGAGCGCGAGGATTTTGTTTCTGCACTCGAGGCGGTGGAGAGCGAGCTGGGTAAAACCTACCCGCTGATGTTATCGGGCCACATTGCTTTGGAGGAGCATGTCATCGAATCCACCAATCCCGCCGATACGACGCAACTGATCGGCAGGGTTGTCAGTGCCGGTGCGGATGATGCTGAAATGGCGATTAGGCAGGCCCAGTCGGCCTGCAGCGACTGGCGGGCGAGGTGTTTCAGCGAACGGGCGGACTACCTGGATCGTATTGCCGGTGCATTGGCCGGTCAGCGTGACCGGTTTGCCGCATGGGAGGTGAAAGAAGCGGGTAAGGGGTGGACAGAGGCGGATGCGGATGTGGCGGAGGCGATCGACTTTCTTCACTACTATGCGGAACGTGCGCGAGCCCTCGACAGGGGACAAAACTCATCCCTGCCGGGGGAGGAGAATTGGCTTACCTACCAACCCATGGGTATTGGTGTGGTGCTTCCACCCTGGAATTTTCCATTGGCGATCCCCGTCGGCATGTTATCGGCCGCCATAGCCTGTGGTAATTGTGTGATTCTCAAACCCGCGTCACAGACGCCTGTGGTTGCCTGGCACTTTTGTCGGCTGCTACAGCAAATAGGACTCCCCGAGGGCGTTGTGACCTGTCTCCCGGGGAGTGGGGCTGAGATAGGTGAAGCACTGGTACGCGACCCACGCACCCATTTTGTCGCCTTTACCGGCTCAAGGGAGGTGGGTCTGCATCTCCATCATCTGATGTCACAATCCATAGAGGGGCAGCGTCATGTCAAGCGCCTGATTGCCGAGATGGGTGGCAAGAATGCGATCATTATCGATGCGGATGCCGATCTCGACGATGCGGTTGCAGGAGTTATCGACTCCGCCTTTGGATATCAGGGGCAGAAATGCAGTGCCTGTTCCAGGGTGATATGCCTGGACTCGATCCATGACAGATTCGTATCCCGTCTGACTGAGGCGACACGCAGTCTCTCTGTCGGTGATCCAGCGGAGCCTCGCAACAGGATCGGCCCGGTAATCAGTACCGAGGCAAAACAGCGCATTCAGCAACGTATCGAGGAGGCCAGGATCACGGCGCACCTACACTACATCGGAGCCTCGAAATCGAATCAGGCCCACTATCTGGCACCGGTTATCTTCACCGATGTGGAAGAGGAGTCGCCGTTGGCGCAAGAGGAGATATTCGGGCCGGTGTTGGCGGTGATGCGCGCGACAGATTTCCAGGACGCCCTGCGCATTGCAAACAGCACCGCCTATGCGCTAACCGGAGGGGTCTATTCCCGTCTGCCATCCCATTTGGTACAGGCAAAGCGGGAGTTTGCTGTGGGAAATCTCTATATCAATCGCAAAATTACTCGCGCCATGGTCCACCGACAGCCTTTCGGTGGTTTCAAGTTGAGTGGGATGGGTTTCAAGGCGGGTGGTCCCGACTATCTGCTGCAATTTCTGCAGGCCAAAAATGTAACCGAAAACACATTGCGGAGAGGTTTCGCCCCCGTTAATCCGACTATTGGAGATTAA